Proteins encoded together in one Thermoplasmatales archaeon BRNA1 window:
- a CDS encoding L-asparaginase/archaeal Glu-tRNAGln amidotransferase subunit D — protein sequence MDPSLFRDVVMKSKGVVISGSGLGHVNENMVPLIKEATDAGIVVVITTQCINGRTNLNVYNTGRDMLNAGAVPVLDMLPETAYAKLMWVLANVKGREAAVEAMKTPLADEMSDRRLLL from the coding sequence ATGGACCCCTCGCTGTTCCGTGACGTCGTCATGAAGTCCAAGGGAGTGGTCATCTCCGGTTCCGGCCTGGGACACGTCAACGAGAACATGGTTCCCCTGATCAAGGAGGCCACAGACGCGGGCATCGTCGTGGTCATCACCACCCAGTGCATCAACGGGAGGACCAACCTCAACGTCTACAACACTGGAAGGGACATGCTGAACGCCGGCGCCGTGCCCGTCCTCGACATGCTGCCCGAGACCGCATACGCCAAACTGATGTGGGTGCTGGCCAACGTCAAAGGCCGCGAGGCGGCCGTGGAGGCCATGAAGACCCCGCTGGCAGACGAGATGTCCGACAGGAGGCTGCTGCTGTGA
- a CDS encoding L-asparaginase/archaeal Glu-tRNAGln amidotransferase subunit D, with the protein MSYAQFLSDKLKAAGADEGCMLTVESSGKSYRGVLMPHHEFSGEDILILKMKSGYNVGIRMDKDSSVKVESKPVERVKNEDLPKPKDGLKTIVLIGTGGTIASYVDYRTGAVHPALSTADMINAVPEIMDIANLQAKVLFSIFSENMTVPHWQKLAEAIAEELNNGADGVIVPHGTDTMGYTAAAVSFMLGDVSKPVVFVGAQRSSDRPSSDASSNLMAAARFIVNGNRAGVFVCMHDTPGDDSFAIHAGTRVRKMHSSRRDAFQSINVPPVAHLDRDGKITFNTPGRPVSKDRCEVSPDMC; encoded by the coding sequence ATGTCCTATGCCCAGTTCCTTTCGGACAAACTGAAGGCCGCCGGCGCCGACGAGGGGTGCATGCTTACGGTCGAGTCGTCCGGCAAGTCCTACAGGGGAGTCCTCATGCCCCACCACGAGTTCAGCGGAGAGGACATCCTCATCCTGAAGATGAAGAGCGGATACAACGTAGGTATCCGCATGGACAAGGATTCCTCCGTCAAGGTGGAGTCCAAGCCCGTCGAGAGGGTCAAGAACGAGGACCTTCCGAAGCCCAAGGACGGTCTGAAGACCATCGTCCTGATCGGCACCGGGGGAACCATCGCGTCATACGTCGACTACAGGACCGGTGCCGTCCATCCCGCCCTCTCCACCGCCGACATGATCAACGCCGTTCCGGAGATCATGGACATCGCCAACCTTCAGGCCAAGGTCCTGTTCTCCATCTTCTCCGAGAACATGACCGTCCCCCACTGGCAGAAGCTCGCCGAGGCCATCGCCGAGGAGCTCAACAACGGCGCCGACGGGGTCATCGTCCCCCACGGGACCGACACCATGGGATACACCGCGGCCGCGGTGTCCTTCATGCTCGGGGATGTCTCCAAGCCCGTCGTGTTCGTGGGTGCCCAGAGGTCCTCCGACCGTCCGTCCTCGGACGCCTCCAGCAACCTCATGGCCGCCGCCAGGTTCATCGTCAACGGGAACCGCGCGGGAGTGTTCGTCTGCATGCACGACACCCCCGGAGACGATTCCTTCGCCATCCACGCGGGAACCCGCGTCAGGAAGATGCACTCCTCCAGGAGGGATGCCTTCCAGAGCATCAACGTCCCCCCGGTCGCGCACCTGGACAGGGACGGGAAGATCACCTTCAACACCCCCGGACGCCCCGTTTCCAAGGACAGATGCGAGGTCAGCCCGGACATGTGCTAG
- a CDS encoding hydrogenase accessory protein HypB, whose translation MEHDVLRANDKLAHENYHMFKTNGVKTVDFMGSIGSGKTTLIIELGKRLVAQGKKVCVIAGDVTGDDDFKRFKAGGLDAINCNTGKECHLEARDIQRVTRDVDLSRYDIVFIENVGNLVCPADFNLGTDFRVAVISTTEGDDMVRKHHAIFQHSDMAILNKIDIADAVGVDPQIILDDYKKLTGELKPMITTAAKKGDGVDEVLRFFGF comes from the coding sequence ATGGAGCACGACGTTCTCAGGGCGAACGATAAGCTCGCCCACGAGAACTACCACATGTTCAAGACCAACGGCGTGAAGACCGTTGACTTCATGGGTTCCATCGGCTCCGGCAAGACCACCCTGATAATCGAACTCGGGAAGAGGCTTGTCGCCCAGGGGAAGAAGGTGTGCGTCATCGCGGGTGACGTCACCGGGGACGACGACTTCAAGAGGTTCAAGGCAGGGGGGCTGGACGCCATCAACTGCAACACCGGGAAGGAATGCCACCTGGAGGCCCGGGACATCCAGAGGGTCACGAGGGACGTGGACCTCTCCCGGTACGACATCGTGTTCATCGAGAACGTTGGGAACCTCGTCTGCCCCGCGGACTTCAACCTCGGCACCGATTTCCGCGTGGCGGTGATCTCCACCACCGAGGGCGACGACATGGTCAGGAAGCACCACGCCATCTTCCAACACTCGGACATGGCCATCCTGAACAAGATCGATATCGCCGATGCAGTGGGCGTAGACCCGCAGATCATCCTGGACGACTACAAGAAGCTGACCGGGGAACTGAAACCCATGATCACCACCGCCGCCAAGAAGGGCGACGGGGTCGACGAGGTCCTGAGGTTCTTCGGCTTCTGA
- a CDS encoding phosphoribosylamine--glycine ligase, whose translation MKVLTIGGGAREHAAVEALARAGAEIYAVMKNVNPGIEKRATKTLISSENDIDKICDFAINNFIEYAFVGPEAPLSVGIVDALQDLGIKCASPTKAAARIETNKSFMRELVQKYEIEGNLGFRSFDDAASAIDYVKTVPYEVAVKPVGLTGGKGVKVQGDQLKDLQDTIDYINEIFDGNVGGGKVIIEEKAEGEEFTQMVFTDGSDVIPMPLVQDHKRAYEGDTGPNTGGMGSYSDSNHLLPFIGEEDRQKAIDIVKAIIDALKKEGCPYRGTMYGQFMLTKNGPKIIEINARFGDPEAMNVLTVLSSDFSEIIKWMAGGGRIKGDVTFAPKATVCKYIVPRGYGVKPEPGHTISFDMEAIEREGSIVYFGSIDKNGDKFVTGTSRSVGVVGIGDSISEAEANCESGLSHIKCDAMEVRHDIGTAALIQKRIDHMRAIRGQ comes from the coding sequence ATGAAGGTCCTGACAATCGGAGGAGGCGCAAGGGAGCATGCCGCTGTAGAGGCTCTCGCACGTGCGGGCGCCGAGATCTACGCCGTTATGAAGAACGTCAACCCCGGGATCGAGAAGAGGGCGACCAAGACCCTGATCTCGTCCGAGAACGACATCGACAAGATCTGCGACTTCGCAATCAACAACTTCATCGAGTATGCGTTCGTCGGCCCGGAGGCCCCGCTCTCCGTGGGAATCGTCGACGCCCTCCAGGACCTGGGAATCAAGTGCGCGTCCCCCACCAAGGCCGCCGCCAGGATCGAGACCAACAAGTCGTTCATGAGGGAGCTCGTCCAGAAGTACGAGATCGAGGGGAACCTCGGTTTCAGGAGCTTCGACGACGCCGCCAGCGCCATCGACTACGTCAAGACCGTCCCCTACGAGGTCGCGGTCAAACCCGTCGGACTCACCGGCGGAAAGGGGGTCAAGGTCCAGGGAGACCAGCTGAAGGACCTCCAGGACACCATCGACTACATCAACGAGATCTTCGACGGAAACGTCGGGGGCGGAAAGGTCATAATCGAGGAGAAGGCCGAGGGAGAGGAGTTCACCCAGATGGTCTTCACCGACGGTTCCGACGTCATCCCCATGCCCCTTGTCCAGGACCACAAGCGCGCATACGAGGGCGACACCGGACCCAACACCGGCGGAATGGGCTCCTATTCCGATTCCAACCACCTCCTGCCATTCATCGGCGAGGAGGACCGCCAGAAGGCCATCGACATCGTCAAGGCCATCATCGACGCCTTGAAGAAGGAGGGCTGTCCCTACCGCGGAACGATGTACGGCCAGTTCATGCTCACAAAGAACGGACCGAAGATCATCGAGATCAACGCCCGCTTCGGGGACCCCGAGGCCATGAACGTCCTCACCGTCCTCTCGTCCGACTTTTCCGAGATCATCAAATGGATGGCCGGCGGCGGACGCATCAAGGGAGATGTCACCTTCGCACCGAAGGCCACCGTCTGCAAGTACATCGTCCCCAGGGGATACGGTGTCAAGCCCGAGCCCGGACACACGATCTCCTTCGACATGGAGGCCATCGAGCGCGAGGGCTCCATAGTCTACTTCGGAAGCATCGACAAGAACGGCGACAAGTTCGTCACCGGTACCTCCCGCTCCGTCGGCGTCGTAGGTATCGGGGACAGCATCTCCGAGGCCGAGGCCAACTGCGAGAGCGGACTCTCCCACATCAAGTGCGATGCCATGGAGGTCCGCCACGACATCGGTACCGCAGCGCTCATCCAGAAGCGCATCGACCACATGAGGGCGATCCGCGGCCAATGA
- a CDS encoding Pseudouridylate synthase yields the protein MRRVAVKIAYLGDGFSGSQIQPRARNLRTVQSEILEKILLVDHVPCDDIEIKFSSRTDAGVSALGNVVCFHTEFKDLGLLLKALNSVSRGIYYRSVVEVPETFNPRIADKRYYRYTCPDYGIDFEKFKEAAKLFEGHHDFKRFAKNETGKTTVMCIDTVDVRHEGNLLTVDFCANYFMWNMIRRIMAAVIQVGKGMTDCEDVKRKLAGEDGTFGLAKPTGLTLLDVTYPDIVFEEPAECPYEKNLRQDLYVDNVRLMFHKSL from the coding sequence ATGAGACGCGTTGCAGTCAAGATAGCCTATCTGGGAGACGGGTTCTCCGGCTCCCAGATCCAGCCCCGCGCACGGAACCTGCGTACGGTGCAGTCCGAGATCCTAGAGAAGATCCTCCTGGTGGACCACGTTCCCTGCGACGACATCGAGATCAAGTTCTCCAGCCGCACCGACGCCGGTGTCAGCGCCCTCGGCAACGTGGTCTGCTTCCACACAGAATTCAAGGATCTGGGTCTTTTGCTCAAAGCCCTCAATTCCGTATCGAGGGGCATCTATTACAGGAGCGTCGTGGAGGTTCCCGAAACATTCAACCCCAGGATCGCGGACAAGCGCTACTACAGATACACCTGCCCGGACTACGGGATAGACTTCGAGAAGTTCAAAGAGGCGGCCAAGCTCTTCGAGGGCCACCACGATTTCAAGCGTTTCGCGAAGAACGAGACCGGTAAGACCACCGTCATGTGCATCGATACCGTCGACGTGAGGCACGAGGGAAACCTCCTGACCGTCGACTTCTGTGCCAATTACTTCATGTGGAACATGATCAGAAGGATCATGGCCGCCGTCATTCAGGTCGGCAAGGGTATGACCGACTGCGAGGACGTGAAACGCAAGCTTGCAGGGGAGGACGGTACCTTCGGCCTCGCCAAACCCACCGGTCTCACCCTTCTCGACGTAACATACCCAGACATCGTTTTCGAAGAGCCTGCGGAATGCCCTTACGAAAAGAATCTCAGACAGGACCTCTACGTGGACAACGTCCGCCTCATGTTCCATAAGTCCTTGTAA
- a CDS encoding putative RNA-binding protein of the translin family yields the protein MKIEDQTAAAAGALRGHEAAYERAFTKSRAIIRKTKTAIHGIHLGERDPELIDSISSDIAALVEDAAEYPPILFGAIVNDAMAEFAETVIYDYALRGEDPPSYDFLEITPGSWAEGLADSIGELRRDMLTALMDGRLEDAVALFQTMEQLSDALMTFDVRDGIAPLRRKQDIARGIMDRSRQDIATAKVMSKVQ from the coding sequence ATGAAGATCGAGGATCAGACCGCCGCCGCTGCCGGGGCGCTCAGGGGACACGAGGCCGCTTACGAGCGCGCCTTCACGAAATCCAGGGCGATCATCCGCAAGACCAAGACCGCCATCCACGGGATCCACCTCGGGGAGCGCGACCCGGAGCTCATCGACAGCATCTCCAGCGACATAGCGGCACTCGTGGAGGACGCCGCCGAGTATCCTCCGATCCTCTTCGGAGCCATCGTCAACGATGCCATGGCCGAGTTTGCGGAGACCGTGATCTACGATTACGCACTGAGAGGGGAGGACCCTCCCTCATACGATTTCCTGGAGATAACCCCCGGCAGCTGGGCAGAGGGCCTCGCCGATTCCATAGGGGAGCTCAGGAGGGACATGCTCACCGCCCTCATGGACGGGCGCCTGGAGGATGCTGTCGCCCTCTTCCAGACCATGGAACAGCTCTCCGATGCCCTGATGACCTTCGACGTCAGGGACGGCATAGCCCCCCTGCGCAGGAAGCAGGACATAGCCAGGGGCATAATGGACCGTTCCAGGCAGGACATCGCTACCGCGAAGGTCATGTCGAAGGTCCAGTGA